The segment TACTTCTTGTTCAAATTCAGGATTATTAGAATAAAAATAAAATTTGTTACTACTTTTTCTAAGGTAAATTATATTAATATTAGAATCAATTACATATTTAAATCTATGGAAATATATCTCTTCTAATTTTTTAATTTTTTTATGCTTTTCTCTAAATGACTTAAGAAAATTAACTGTAAAATCTGAAATATTATACCTTTCAAATTCAAACTTAAATAAAATTTTTTTTATCTCAAAATTATTTTTTTCTTCAAATATATTTAATTCAGAAAGTTCTTTTGAACTTCTTCTAGAATTTATTCCTGCTAGATATATTTGTATAGCAATTTCATTAATTAAACCAATTTCTAAATATAAAGAAATTTTATTATAAATTTGAGCAATTTGTTCATCCTCATCTACAAACATTTGTGAAATTCCATTAATAATCCAAGGCAAAGAATAACTATAGTAACTTTTTAATATTTTTTCTGCATTTTTATCTAGTTTACTTATATTAAAAATAGAAGCTCCCCATGTTAACCATGGGTCCCTTATTTTATCTAAAATATCAATTTTAACATATTCTGGTAGTATAAAATTAGCATTTGTTAAACACCAGTTATCAATTTTTTTAATAACAGATAATACTCTATTTTCATAGTATTTTTCTGGAGATTCAATAATTTTAACAGCCAAATTTTTAAACATTTCTCTATCTATTTTCATTTGTTTTACTATTGAAAGCGGTAAATTTAATGATAACATCTTCTTTCTTTTATTTGGAAATCTTTTTAATAATCCTTTTGTTCTTGCTTTTAATAATTTTGTAAAATTTTCTTTTTCATTTTTCTTTTGTATAATAGCTAACGATCTCTTAAATATATTTTCAATTATATCTAATTTATTGTCAGAATATTCCTCATATATTGCTAATAATTCATCATCGATTATATCAAATAATTCATCTATTTTTTCTAAGTTTTCAATTTTATCTTCTGAAAGTAATTCAATAAACAAGTTAAAATCAATTTTTAATTCTACTGAAATATTGTAGATTTTCTCTAATAGTTGCAATATTCCACTTTTTACTTGTTCTAATTGGGTTGTGTCAAAATATTCTTCTGCTTTTTTTTTATCTTTTTTGATTTTCGATGTTTCTTTTTTATGTGTATCTATTGTGTACAAAATTTTTCCTTCTATATCTGAAAAAGCTCTCCCTGCTCTTCCGCAAATATTCCAAAAATCTCTTTTACTTATAGGATTTTTATCTATATAAATACTAGAAATTATTACCGTAGAAACTCCTATGTTTACTCCCTGTCCTAAAGTTGAAGTTGCTATTACAATTTTAGGTTTTTTATAATACATCAATTTTTCAATATATTGCCTTGTTAAAGTTGGTAATTTATTGCTGTGACATGCTATTCCTTTTTTCATTGCCTTTAAATATACATTTTCCTTTCCTAATTCTTCTTCACAAATAGTTTGGAAACTATTCCATAAATTTTTATCCCATTTATAATCGGTTATTTGGTTTTCATATTCTTTCAAGAGAATTTTAGCTAACGTTTCCACCGATTTTGTACGCGGGGCATATATCATAACAGATTTTTTTTGTGATAATTTAATAGCAGTTGCAATTATTGCTTCATTTTTGTTTTTAGGAAAGTTTTTATCATTTTTTTGAATAAAATTAGGATTGAAAGAATTTTCTTCGTTCTTCCACTCTATTCTAACTTTTTCTCCATTCCATATCAGTAGCCCTATTCTTTCGGAAGAAGGTTTCCAATTAGATTTCACATATAAATTTTTATTTCCTGTAATCCATTCAGCTAAATCATCTGCATTTGGCAATACTGCTGATAAAAGTAACATTTTTATGCTATTCTTTCTAGCCATTTCTATTAAGTTAGTAAAAAAAATTTCATTTTTTGTGTGCCTTATATCCTCTCCTATCAAATGACCTTCATCAATTATTATTAACTTAATTTTATCTTTTATTTCCGAGTTAAATCTTATTAAAGCTTTCATTTTTTCTGGAGTTGTTATAACTATATTAGAATTTTCAATCAATTCAAAATCTAATTTATTAATACTTTCTACATCGTATAATTTAGAAACTAGATATCCTAAAGGAGAAAAAATTTTGTTCAGATTTTCTTCTATTTCATAAGCTAATGATTTAAATGGAGCTATATAAAAAATTTTTGAATTTTGACTTTGTGAAAGAATTTTTAGAATGGCAAGTTCAGCTACTCTAGTTTTTCCAGAACTAGTTCTTAAATTAATAACTCCACCTTCTTCATTTAATGCTATTTTTAATGCTTCTTTTTGTGAAGGCCACATTTCTACAACTGGTATTTTAAAATTGCTCAATATATTATTATATTTTTTTAAAATATTATTCTCAAAATAATTTTTTAAAATTTCCCAAGTAGAATTTGAAACAAATGTATACAAGATTATTCGTAATAATCTTAGAAAATACCAGTACAAAATTAATTGTTCTTTCTTAAAAAAATAAATTGATTTTTTTAATTTTTCATTAAACAAAGACTTTATATTTTCAATATTTCCAGTATTAACATATTCTATAATTATTAAAAATATGTGTGCTACTATTTTTTCAGCAATTACTTGAAAATATTCTGTAATATTATTTTCTTTTACTTCTTGTAAAAAATATGTTTCACTAGCTAATTCCAATAATTTATCATAATCTTTTTTCAAAAAATACAGTATCATTTCTCCTATTTTAAAGTTTTGTTGTATATTTTTCATTAATATAAAAGCTTTTGAATAATATTTAGAAGCATATAAAGACATTCCAGCAATTAAAACATTTAAATTTTTGATTTCTATATTTAATTCTTCTTCTTTATATAAATTTGATAAAATTTTTCCAGCTTTTTCTAAATACCCAAAACCTTCTTCTTTTCTATCATTACTTTTTTCAATCAATATACATCCACATGAAATATAACAAAAAGCAACATGTGTAAGTTTTTCTACTAATTTAGGAGAAAATCGTGGTATCTTTTCTTCTTCTTCACCTACTTCTTTTAGTATATTTCTAGCAGCCGATTGAACAATTAATTGTTCAATTTCTTCAGAAAATAATTTTTTTAATAATTTATCTGCATAATTTAAATATTTACTCATACAAATCATCTTCTAATTCTTCAAATATTTCTGATACTATTTCATCTGGAGTTTCTAAATTCATTGAAATCATTTCAAAATTTTCAAAATTTTCACAAACGTTTTTGTTAACACAATCTTTTGCTTTTTTATTGCTCATTAAAAATCCAATA is part of the Leptotrichia trevisanii DSM 22070 genome and harbors:
- a CDS encoding DEAD/DEAH box helicase codes for the protein MSKYLNYADKLLKKLFSEEIEQLIVQSAARNILKEVGEEEEKIPRFSPKLVEKLTHVAFCYISCGCILIEKSNDRKEEGFGYLEKAGKILSNLYKEEELNIEIKNLNVLIAGMSLYASKYYSKAFILMKNIQQNFKIGEMILYFLKKDYDKLLELASETYFLQEVKENNITEYFQVIAEKIVAHIFLIIIEYVNTGNIENIKSLFNEKLKKSIYFFKKEQLILYWYFLRLLRIILYTFVSNSTWEILKNYFENNILKKYNNILSNFKIPVVEMWPSQKEALKIALNEEGGVINLRTSSGKTRVAELAILKILSQSQNSKIFYIAPFKSLAYEIEENLNKIFSPLGYLVSKLYDVESINKLDFELIENSNIVITTPEKMKALIRFNSEIKDKIKLIIIDEGHLIGEDIRHTKNEIFFTNLIEMARKNSIKMLLLSAVLPNADDLAEWITGNKNLYVKSNWKPSSERIGLLIWNGEKVRIEWKNEENSFNPNFIQKNDKNFPKNKNEAIIATAIKLSQKKSVMIYAPRTKSVETLAKILLKEYENQITDYKWDKNLWNSFQTICEEELGKENVYLKAMKKGIACHSNKLPTLTRQYIEKLMYYKKPKIVIATSTLGQGVNIGVSTVIISSIYIDKNPISKRDFWNICGRAGRAFSDIEGKILYTIDTHKKETSKIKKDKKKAEEYFDTTQLEQVKSGILQLLEKIYNISVELKIDFNLFIELLSEDKIENLEKIDELFDIIDDELLAIYEEYSDNKLDIIENIFKRSLAIIQKKNEKENFTKLLKARTKGLLKRFPNKRKKMLSLNLPLSIVKQMKIDREMFKNLAVKIIESPEKYYENRVLSVIKKIDNWCLTNANFILPEYVKIDILDKIRDPWLTWGASIFNISKLDKNAEKILKSYYSYSLPWIINGISQMFVDEDEQIAQIYNKISLYLEIGLINEIAIQIYLAGINSRRSSKELSELNIFEEKNNFEIKKILFKFEFERYNISDFTVNFLKSFREKHKKIKKLEEIYFHRFKYVIDSNINIIYLRKSSNKFYFYSNNPEFEQEVKSTELFPFFNEIKDLRNIYFERKEDTWELKSYNPRTQIKILK